One Candidatus Methylarchaceae archaeon HK02M2 genomic window, CTAAGCATTGATTCAGGGTCGGCCGCGACCTCCCAGACCTTACCTCTCGGCGCCTTGATAACCCGAGAGACCTCAACTTTTGGCAACTCTTCCTATCACCTACCTCTACAATTATATGCCTCTATATTCGAATCGCCTACTTCCTTTATTAAATTAATTGTGGTGTAATTTTTAATTAAGTACACAAAAATAGTTCATAAATAAGTCTCCCACGTATCCACTCGACAGATATATGACTGTTGCAATGGCTGTTGTTAGCTTGAGGTGATCGAATAGGCTGTTGTCGTTGATGGGCGGTTCTGTATACGCAGGAATCTTGGTCAATTGACTGTTCTTAAGTTTCTCAAATATCTTTAAGAAAACTTCCATAGGACTCTTTTTCAAGATGGGCGAGGCTTCTTCCAATATCAGTTCTGTCTCTTTGTTAGCATCAATGAGCCTTTTTTCGTCATTTTTCTTAACTACACTTCCCTTAGAAAGAGGATGAGTCAAGGTTATTGGGGGCTTTGGCTTAGGCCTCTGTTTGTAGGAATCCTCTGGACGATCTACTCCTGATGCCATACTGTCTGCGAGGTGGATTATCTTCTCTTGATCGGTTTGAGGATGTCACTCCTTAGAATAACTATGGGACGTATGATGCCTTGCGGACATCCAAGCCAGATCTGAGCCTAAAGTCTTCGATATAAGATCGTAGGAGTAAGCTCATCGTAGTAATAGTAGCTTCTTCCCTGAACCCTATTTTTCCTTTATCCATAACTTATCTGTAATATTTTATTTAAAAGGAATAATTACTTGTAAGTTAAGTGTGAATTGATAAGGTTTTTACATATATCCTTCCCAATTTCTAAGATAACAATGATTTCTAATAGAAATTTTTCAATAGCCATAATCAGAAATAATACAAGAATGGAAAAGGCACTCGCTCTCTTAACTATGTCACTATTATTTGTCCTGGCAATTGGTCTGACGTGCATCCCGAATGCGTTAGCTTACTCGGTAGGTGATGATGGTCAGCCAGTACATGAGTACATAGCCTTTGCAGCCTTGTCTCTGTACTCAAATGGCGAAATCAATGACTATTTCGGACAAATCTATTCTGGCGCGGGACATGAAGACCTCACGGACCACGTCTATGATTGGTCTCCCGTAACTTACACTCACTTTTGGGATGTAGACAAAGGAATTAACGATCCCGTTGATAGCTCACCGTTTGTCGAAGATGCAGAAAATGCTTGGCAGAAAGCCCAAGTGTTGTGGGGGATGGCTTTGGGAGAATATGCATATGGGAAGGCTTTGGGGGAATACGGATATGGACACATAAATCGGGCCTACGAATATTTAGGACATATTGCTCATCTTCTTGCCGATATGACGGTACCAGCTCATGCGCATGAAGATATGCACTGGCCTGATGATGACTGCTATGAAGACTGGATGACTTATGGACATGCTATGCTCAGTCAATCTGAACTAGATTGGCTAAGTTCAATGGGCAAGTTTGAAATTCCTGAGGACACATTCGACCCACTCTTCTATCTGTTCTACACGGCTAATCAGATCGGAGACTTCTTCCCCTCAGATGACTATGATGGAGACACTAACGATTACTGGGGTGGTTGGATGGACGAAATATATTCGGAACTTGGTATGGATTCAATTACCAAACCGAGGTATGCCTATCACTTGGATGACAATGATGCTGGTGATAACAACGATGATGGTGACCTAGGAGTGATCCGCGAAAATTGTTTACTCCACGCCATACGAGCAACAGCTGCTTTGTACGAGCTATTCTATGAAACGGTTAGCCAGAACTCTGCTCTAACGGTTGTCATCAATCATATATATGCTTTGGACTACCATGACCCTTTTTGGGGCAACGCAGACTTCTATGTCAGGGTTTACATAAACGGTTTCCGTTTCATAAATGAGGGCAATCAAGTCATTGATAACAATGACATTTATCCAGGATGGGCGTTCGCAAGATACGTAGGGCTCTCCGGGTCCGCAGAAATTAAGATTCAGGTCTGGGATGAAGATGAAGCCCCTAACGATGACGACCAATCTGATATTAATCCAGAGGGAGGCAGAGACCTAGTCCTAACGATAAACCTCGCAAATGGAGCTATCTCAGGAGATCTTGAAGGAGCATGTGGGGACGTGTTGACGAGCGCAGGAACAGAAGAAGATAGTTCTCAGATTTGGTTTCGTATATTAATGCCAAGTATACCTCCAACGGTAAATGCTGGACCCGACCAGACAGTTGATGAGGGTGACTTGGTGTCGCTGGAAGGCTCCTTCACGGATCCTAACACTGAAGACATACATACGGCTGTATGGGATTGGGGTGATGGTTCACCTGCAGAGTCTGGAACCGTGGTAGAGTCTGATGGCGCAGGAACCGTGACAGGCACTCACGCCTATGGGGATAACGGAGAATATACAGTCACGTTAACCGTTACAGATGATGACGGCGCACAAGGTACCGATACTCTAACTGTAATGGTGAATAATGTGGCACCGACTGCAACTATTGATGCCATGGACCAGCCAAATCCACACTTCGTTCTCCCAATCGTCCATACGCTGACATTCACCGGCAGCTTTACGGATCCTGGCTGGTTAGATACCCATACTACTACATGGAATTTCGGCGATGGAACAGTTGTATCTGGAACTTTAAACGAAGAGAACGTTCAACCAGACGCAACGGGAACCACAACAGCAAGTCACGTATATTCTGAGCCTGGAACCTACACGGTGACTTTGACCGTAACAGATGATGATGGCGGTGTTGGAACCGACATAATGGAGGTTATTGTGGCAAGTGCTGAAGAAGCCCCAGAAATCATCAATGAGTATATTCAAAATCTGCCAGATGAGGTGTTTAAAAACAATCCAAGCCAGAGGAAAAAGGCCTTAAGCAACATGCTTTCTGCTATCAATGATATGATAGTTGACGAGGAATGGAATGGAGCCATAAAAGATCTTCGAAACAACATGAGAGAAAAAAGTGACGGTTTCATCGACGGAAGACTGAACAATGACTGGATAATAGACCAAGCAGTACAACAAGAAGTCTGCATGATGATAGACGACTTAGTAGCTTATCTTGAAACATTCCTGTAATAAATTGTTAGCCACTTAAAATTGGACGGGAAAGTCTCCCTACGCCCGCGAACATCTCGATAGCCGTCGAGGTCTTCAGTGAACTTCTTAATTTCAACAACTAGGTGAGGCTTCCCGTGGATCGCCAAAGAATAATCTACTAGTCCAGATAACGTTCTTCTCTGCTCTTTGACTTCATCTATGTCGTTGATGTCCCAACCTAAAATATCTAGCAATGGCAAGATGAATTTGGAACCAACATCAGCCTCACTAAATTCGCCCTCCTTTACACTACTGCACACTTGTTCGTACTTGCTAACAAGTTCGCCGAGTTTCTTTTTGGCGTTTTCTTTATCCACGTTAGACATATTAGGCAACTATAGTTTATTAGATTTTTTATTCTTGAGACTTGACGCTTGTACAGCAGATAAACGCCAATGAGACTCAATCCCATTCTAATCGTAAAAGAAAAAATATTTTATGTTTTGACAGACGAATCCATACGCAAGTCAGTTGAAGACTGGCAAGGTCAAGCTAAAAGATACTTTGAAATCAGGGAGATTTTTGTAAAAGAGGTCCAACGAATAGTTGATGAAGAAACTGACAATCGAATGAAAGATATTCATGTAGATAATCCAACAAAATTTAGAAATGAAGTTAGTGGAAAATTTGATGAGTTCTGGAAGTCTTATTACTTCTCCAGATTAATACGAGGTCAAGTCGAAGATGGAGAGTATTCTTTCATTTTGAATTTGAAAGGATCGAACGATCCGGATATAGTGAAATTCGCCACGGATTTTCCGAAAGCCGTCTACGAAAGGATTGACAAAAAGTTATTTCAGGACCTGAATAAAGCCATAGGGGATACACAGAATTCTTTTTCAAAACTTAAAGAAGCTTTGGGCAAAGAGATAAGTAAGATCAAATGAGGAAGAAGCCTAAGAAGTGAATCGAATCCATTACATGACTCTTGATTATGAACTAACACTCATAATTTTAAACGTTTAAAATCTGCAGTAACTGCGGATTCATTTCCCATTCGC contains:
- a CDS encoding PKD domain-containing protein, whose amino-acid sequence is MIRFLHISFPISKITMISNRNFSIAIIRNNTRMEKALALLTMSLLFVLAIGLTCIPNALAYSVGDDGQPVHEYIAFAALSLYSNGEINDYFGQIYSGAGHEDLTDHVYDWSPVTYTHFWDVDKGINDPVDSSPFVEDAENAWQKAQVLWGMALGEYAYGKALGEYGYGHINRAYEYLGHIAHLLADMTVPAHAHEDMHWPDDDCYEDWMTYGHAMLSQSELDWLSSMGKFEIPEDTFDPLFYLFYTANQIGDFFPSDDYDGDTNDYWGGWMDEIYSELGMDSITKPRYAYHLDDNDAGDNNDDGDLGVIRENCLLHAIRATAALYELFYETVSQNSALTVVINHIYALDYHDPFWGNADFYVRVYINGFRFINEGNQVIDNNDIYPGWAFARYVGLSGSAEIKIQVWDEDEAPNDDDQSDINPEGGRDLVLTINLANGAISGDLEGACGDVLTSAGTEEDSSQIWFRILMPSIPPTVNAGPDQTVDEGDLVSLEGSFTDPNTEDIHTAVWDWGDGSPAESGTVVESDGAGTVTGTHAYGDNGEYTVTLTVTDDDGAQGTDTLTVMVNNVAPTATIDAMDQPNPHFVLPIVHTLTFTGSFTDPGWLDTHTTTWNFGDGTVVSGTLNEENVQPDATGTTTASHVYSEPGTYTVTLTVTDDDGGVGTDIMEVIVASAEEAPEIINEYIQNLPDEVFKNNPSQRKKALSNMLSAINDMIVDEEWNGAIKDLRNNMREKSDGFIDGRLNNDWIIDQAVQQEVCMMIDDLVAYLETFL